A portion of the Nitrospiria bacterium genome contains these proteins:
- a CDS encoding P-loop NTPase, translated as MTKPSRKGRTIAIASGKGGGGKTVITANLACALVQAG; from the coding sequence ATGACCAAACCATCCAGAAAAGGCAGAACCATTGCGATTGCCAGTGGAAAAGGGGGGGGTGGAAAAACCGTCATTACTGCTAATTTGGCTTGTGCACTGGTACAGGCCGGATAG
- a CDS encoding GGDEF domain-containing protein: MKNRLISFLENFLKILKKKEISSDIDLKRALRLIKQAGYPDPTKGTRNQKELLQQVITTLCDLSLHDGLTGLVTPKHFRAALERECERAIRTSQSLSLLLLDLDHFKRVNDTYGHLTGDHVLQTVANHIRSSIRTMDTPARYGGEEFSVILPNTSSDAAEMIAERIRTKIQKELICTEDHSPIQVTVSVGISFLSPHIPNKGKDLIKKADMQLYQAKARGRNCICSDVSPSMSVTRQEKAVLWDQPGGVKKKP, from the coding sequence ATGAAAAACCGGTTAATAAGTTTTTTAGAAAATTTTTTAAAGATCCTCAAAAAAAAAGAGATTTCTTCCGATATTGATTTAAAGAGGGCATTGCGTCTGATTAAACAAGCGGGTTATCCCGATCCCACAAAAGGAACTCGTAACCAAAAAGAACTTCTACAGCAGGTCATTACCACCCTTTGTGATTTATCGCTTCATGATGGTTTAACGGGGCTGGTCACCCCAAAACATTTTCGGGCTGCTTTAGAGAGGGAATGCGAACGGGCCATTCGGACCTCTCAGTCTTTATCCCTTCTCCTTTTAGATTTGGATCACTTTAAACGGGTTAATGATACCTATGGACACTTGACTGGGGACCACGTTTTGCAAACCGTGGCGAATCACATCCGTTCGAGTATCCGGACCATGGATACCCCTGCACGCTATGGCGGAGAGGAGTTTTCCGTTATTTTGCCAAACACTTCCTCTGATGCGGCTGAGATGATTGCCGAGCGGATCAGGACTAAAATTCAAAAGGAACTCATTTGCACGGAGGACCATTCCCCGATTCAGGTTACCGTTAGCGTAGGAATATCCTTTCTTTCCCCCCATATTCCCAATAAAGGGAAAGATTTAATAAAAAAAGCGGATATGCAGCTATATCAAGCCAAAGCAAGGGGCCGAAATTGTATTTGCTCCGATGTATCCCCATCCATGTCCGTAACCCGACAGGAAAAGGCGGTTTTATGGGATCAACCGGGGGGGGTGAAGAAGAAGCCATGA
- a CDS encoding 3'(2'),5'-bisphosphate nucleotidase CysQ, whose protein sequence is MNQFSNEIRIAQQLAREAGKVIMQIYSTGFSVQLKGKGDPVTDADKQANELIVKGLKQEFPQDGIVAEESPQGLSPKPQERIWYVDPLDGTKEFIAKNGEFSVMIGLAIRGSSRFGIVFRPDQDLLFGGVADKEAWVEEKGIKRPLAISPSQGEDRLRIAVSRSHRHPNMEKIQKKLEIQQEIQCGSVGLKVALIANGQADLYIEPGPFTSSWDSCAPEAIMRGSGGKFTDLFGAPVGYGTTQLKNKKGLVASNGVIHDQIIQTLSPIARQLYP, encoded by the coding sequence ATGAATCAATTTTCTAATGAAATTCGAATTGCCCAGCAATTGGCTCGCGAGGCAGGCAAGGTTATTATGCAAATTTATTCCACGGGGTTTTCAGTTCAATTAAAAGGAAAAGGAGATCCTGTGACCGATGCCGATAAACAGGCCAATGAATTGATTGTGAAGGGCCTTAAACAAGAGTTCCCGCAGGACGGGATTGTGGCTGAAGAAAGCCCTCAGGGTCTTTCCCCAAAGCCACAGGAGCGGATTTGGTATGTTGATCCATTGGATGGGACCAAAGAATTTATCGCCAAAAATGGAGAATTCTCAGTCATGATAGGGTTGGCCATTCGGGGGAGTTCACGTTTTGGAATTGTTTTCCGCCCTGACCAGGATTTGCTCTTTGGCGGAGTTGCGGATAAGGAAGCCTGGGTTGAAGAAAAAGGAATAAAAAGGCCCCTGGCTATTTCACCCTCACAGGGGGAGGATCGTTTACGAATTGCCGTTTCCCGTTCTCACCGCCATCCGAATATGGAGAAAATTCAGAAGAAGCTTGAAATTCAACAAGAAATTCAATGCGGAAGCGTTGGCCTTAAAGTCGCTTTAATCGCCAATGGCCAGGCGGATCTGTATATAGAACCGGGTCCTTTTACCAGCTCTTGGGACTCATGTGCGCCAGAAGCAATCATGAGAGGATCGGGGGGAAAATTTACGGATTTATTTGGAGCACCCGTGGGGTATGGGACCACACAATTAAAAAATAAAAAAGGACTTGTGGCCTCCAATGGGGTCATTCATGATCAAATCATCCAAACCCTTTCTCCAATTGCACGCCAATTATATCCTTAA